The Flavobacteriales bacterium genome segment TACCATAATTTGGCACTTCTGGGCTTTCATGTAAATGTTCACCCACTCCGTGACCGACCAGCTCTCGTACGACTCCGTAATTATGAGATTCTGCATGTTGTTGAACAGCATGACTGATATCTCCAACTCGGTTTCCTACAATAGCTTGTTCAATTCCTTTATACAAGCAATCTTTGGTCACATCTAACAGCTTTTGAGTTTCTGCATCTATATTACCTATAGCATAAGTATATGCAGAGTCACCATAAAAACCATTCATCAATACACCACAATCTACCGATAAAATAGAACCTTCTTTAAGAGGTTCGTCATTCGGTATACCGTGCACCACTTGACTATCTGGCGACATACACAATGTGTTCGGAAACCCATTGTATCCTTTAAAAGCTGGTACGCCTCCGTTATCAAGTATGTACTCTTCAGCACGTTGATCAAGTTGTAGAGTTGTAACTCCTGGCTCAATCATTTTGGCAACCTCGGCGTGTGCCTTTGCAACAAGTAAAGAACTTTTTCTTATCAATTCAACTTCTTCGTCGGTCTTAATAAAGATCATCGAATCCGTTTTATTGTCCCATCATTCCTGATGACTTTCCTTTTATTCTTCCAGTACTCGTTAATCCGTCATAATGACGCATTAATAAGTGACTTTCAATTTGTTGTAGTGTATCCAACACTACCCCCACCATAATTAATAAAGATGTACCACCATAAAATTGGGCAAATCCTTGATTAACACCAAATTGCATAGCAAATGCAGGAAGAATAGCTACAAATGCTAAGAATAAAGAACCTGGCAAGGTAATTTTTGACATGGCATCGTCTAAGAATTCAGCAGTCTTACGACCTGGCTTAACTCCTGGAATGAAACCACCGTTTTTCTTCATATCGTCTGCCATTTGTTTCGGATTAACCGTAATAGCAGTGTAAAAATATGTGAATATTACAATCATTAAGAAGAAAACTAAATTGTACCAAAATCCTGCAAAATCAGTAAATGCTGCTGCAAAACCTTGTAATGTTTCCGATTCTGAAAAACCAACCAAGGTAATTGGAACAAACATAATCGCTTGAGCAAAGATAATTGGCATTACTCCTGATGCGTTTACTTTCAAAGGGATGTACTGACGCACACCACCGTATTGTTTATTACCGACTACTCTTTTAGCAAAGTTGACTGGTATTCGTCTTGTTCCTTGCACTAGTAAGATACTAACAAGAATAACTAACATAAGTGCTAATATCTCTATCAGGAAAATTACTAAACCACCACCTTGACTTTCTAAAGCGGCTGCAAATTCAGCAAATAAAGAGCCTGGTAAGGCTGCAATAATACCTATCATAATGATAAGTGATATACCATTACCTATACCTCTGTCTGTTATCTTTTCACCTAACCACATTACAAACATGGTTCCTGTTACAAGCACAAGCACAGACATTATTGTAAACATAATAGATGCCTCGTTATTGGCAAAGACATATCCGAAAGTACCATCAGCCATTTGAATAGGCTTATTTAACCATTGGCTTTTTAGATTAGCTACAAAGCCTGGAGCTTGGAAAGCAGTAATAAGAATTGTTAAATAACGTGTTATATTATTGATTTTTCTTCTACCACTTTCACCTTCTCTTTGTAGTTTCTGGAAATATGGCACAGCTATACCCATCAATTGAATAACAATTGATGCAGAGATGTATGGCATAATTCCTAGAGCAAAGATAGAAGCTTGAGCAAATGCTCCACCAGTAAATAGGTTTAAAAGTCCTAATAATCCATCAGGACCACCACTAGCCTCATTAGCTGCTGCTAAAACGCTAGCGTCAATACCTGGTAATGGAACTTGAGCTCCTAATCGATAGATAAGTATAAAACCTAAAGTAACTAGAATTCTAGTTCTTAGGTCCTCTATCTTCCAGATATTTTTTAATGTAGTGATTAGATTCTTCATAGTTCTATATTACAGTGTGGTAGCTGTACCACCAGCAGATTCAATAGCAGATTTTGCACTAGCAGAAAAACCATGAACAGTAACGTTCAATTTAGCCTTTAGCTCACCTCTACCTAAGATTTTTACAAGGTCATTTTTATGTGCTAATCCATTAGCAATAAGGATCTCTAAATCTATTGTGTCTTTTACTTTTTTATTGTCAACTAAGGTTTGAAGAGTATGTAAATTAACACCTCTAAACTCTTTTCTGTTAGGATTGGTAAATCCGAATTTAGGGACTCTTCTTTGAAGCGGCATTTGACCACCTTCAAAACCTATCTTTCTTGAATATCCAGAACGAGATTTAGCTCCTTTGTGACCTCTTGTTGAAGTACCACCTTTTTTAGAACCTTCACCTCTGGCGATTCTTTTTCTATTTTTAATTGATCCTTTTGCAGGAGTAAGATTACTTAAATCCATCTTTAATTTATTTTACTTCTTCGACCTTTAAAAGGTGCGCTACTTTTTTTACCATACCCAACACTTGAGGAGTTGCCTCATGCTCAACTGTTTGGTTCATTTTTTTCAAACCTAAAGCTAACATTGTTCTCTTTTGTCTTTCAGGTCTGCCTATTTTACTTTTTACTTGCGTAACTCTGATTTTAGCCATCAGTATAATTTTTATCCGTTAAAAACTGTTTCTAAATTCACACCTCTTTGTGAAGCAACTTGTTTTGCATCTCTTAATTCAGTCAAAGCTTTCATTGTAGCTTTCACTAAGTTGTGAGGATTTGATGAGCCTTTAGATTTAGCTAGTACATCGTGTACTCCAGCACTTTCTAATACGGCACGCATCGCACCACCGGCTTTAACACCAGTACCATTTGAAGCAGGCTTGATAAGCACTTGAGAACCTGAATACTTGGCTTCTTGTTCGTGAGGTATAGTACCATTTTGAACAGGAACTTTAACCAAATTCTTTTTAGCAGAATCAATAGCTTTGCTAATAGCAACTGTAACCTCCTGAGATTTACCTAAACCATGACCGACGATACCATTACCATCTCCTACAACCACAATTGCAGAAAAACTGAATGTACGACCACCTTTAGTTACTTTGGTTACACGTTGTATCCCAACTAGTCTGTCTGCTAACTCGATGTCGCTTGCTTTTACTCTTTTAATATCTGACATATTTTATTTCTTAAAATTTTAAACCTGATTCACGAGCACCCTCAGCTAAAGCCTTAACTCTACCATGGTAAAGGTATCCACCTCTATCAAAAACAACTTTTGATACTCCAGCAGCAATACTTTTTTCGGCAATAGCCTTACCAACAGCACCCGCTTGTTCAATTTTAGTGCCTTTTATATCTTTAGAAGAAGCAGCAGCAATAGTTTTACCATCAATGTCATTGATTAACTGTGCATAGATTTCTTTATTACTTCTAAAAACAGCAAGTCTTGGCATCTCTGATGTACCAGAGATAGTAGCTCTTACTCTTCTTCTAATTTTATTTCTTCTCGATTCTTTTGAAAACGCCATGTTTCTATAAAATTTTTAATTTTTATTTAGCAGCAGTTTTACCAGCTTTTCTTCTTAATTGCTCTCCAACATACTTAATTCCTTTTCCTTTGTATGGCTCAGGCTTTCTAAGAGAACGAATCTTAGCGGCAACAGCCCCTAGTAATTGGTTATCCATAGAGGTTAAAGTAATAATTGGGTTTTTACCTTTTTCAGAAAGTGTTTCAACTTTTACTTCAGCAGGAATTTCAAAGATTACATTGTGTGAAAAACCTAATGCTAATTCTAATTTTTGTCCTGAGTTACTTGCACGATAACCTACACCAACAAGCTCTAATTCTTTTTTAAATCCTTCCGACACACCAATTACCATGTTGTTTAATAGTGATCGTGTAAGACCATGAAAAGATTTGTGCTCCTTACTATCTGAAGGACGGTTTACTGTAACAGAGTTTTCTTCTACATTAACCGATAAATCAGCGTGAAAGGTTTTTGATAATTCACCAAGTTTACCTTTTACAAGTACTGAATTGTTTTCTGCAAGAGTGATAGTCACTCCTTGTGGCAATTCAATGGGGTTATTTCCTATTCTAGACATTTCTTATCTTTATTATTCTTATTAATAAACGTAGCATAATACTTCGCCACCAACATTTAAATTCTTTGCTTCTTTGTCAGTAATAACACCTTTAGAAGTAGAAAGAATAGCGATACCTAAACCGTTAAGTACTCTAGGCATAGTTTCTTTGTTGGCATATTTTCTCAAACCAGGCTTACTAATACGCTCAATTTTCTTGAACGCAGGAGTTGACCCGTTGTATTTAAGGGCTATTTTAATCATTCCTTGTTTGTTATCTTCTTCAAACTTGTAGTTTAGAATATAACCTTTGTCTTTTAAAATCTTAGTCATTTCCTTCTTTGTGTTAGAAGAAGGAATCATAACGACTTTATGTCCTGCTTTTGCTGCGTTTCTAATACGCGTCAAATAATCTGCTATTGGATCTGTATACATTTTCTAATTTTATCTAATTACCAACTTGCTTTCTTTACTCCTGGTATAAGGCCTTGATTAGCCATTTCTCTAAAGGTAACTCTAGAAATACCAAACTGACGCATATATCCTTTTGGACGACCAGTTAATTTACATCTGTTGTGTAGTCTAACAGGAGAAGCGTTTTTAGGAAGCTTCTGTAATGCTTCATAATCACCTGCTGCTTTTAAAGCTGCTCTTTTTTCTGCGTACTTTTCGACAAGCTTTTGACGCTTTACTTCTCTTGCCTTCATTGATTCTTTAGCCATAACTTATTTTTTAAATGGTAAACCAAATTCTGTTAATAGACTCATTGCTTCTTCATCAGTAGGTGCTGATGTCACAAAAGTGATATCCATACCTGTTATTTTATTTACTTTATCGATATCGATTTCAGGAAATATGATTTGTTCTTTAATTCCTAAATTATAGTTTCCTCTACCATCGAATCCTTTTGGATTGATACCTCTGAAGTCACGTACTCTAGGTAATGAAGAAGTTATAAAACGATCTAAGAATTCGTACATTTTATCACCTCTCAATGTTACACGAGCACCAATTGGCATTCCTTTTCTTAATTTAAAGTTAGAAATATCCTTTTTTGACTTCGTTGCAACGGCTTTTTGACCAGTGATTAATGTCATCTCATCGCAAGCTTGATCTACCATCTTTTTGTCAGTAACAGCATCTCCTAAACCTTGGTTTAAACAAATCTTTTCAAGTTTTGGCACTTGCATTACTGATTTGTAAGAGTACTTCTCTAGTAGCCTAGCTACAATTTCCTCTGAATACTTTGTTTTTAATCTAGGTGTATACATTACTTAATTACCTCCCCTGATTTTTTAGAATAACGTGTTAATTTTCCTGTTTTATCGTCTATCTTTCTTCCTATACGAGTAGCATCACCAGATTTAGGATCAACTAACATTAAGTTAGAAATATGAATAGAAGATTCTTTTTTGATAATTCCACCTTGTGGACTAGCTGCATTAGGCTTTGTATGCTTGGAGACCATATTTACTCCTTCAACTAGAGCTCTAGATTTAGAAATAATAACCTCTATTACTTTACCCTCTTGTCCTTTAGAGTTTCCAGCAATAACCTTTACAGTATCTCCTTTTTTTATGTGTAACTTCGACATAATAGTATTTATATTAAAGCACCTCAGGCGCTAATGATACAATTTTCATAAATTGTTTATCTCTTAATTCTCTAGAAACAGGTCCAAAGATACGTGTACCTCTCATCTCTCCAGTTGGGTTTAATAATACACAGGCATTGTCATCAAAGCGTATGTATGAACCATCAGGACGACGTGTTTCTTTTCTAGTTCTTACGACAACTGCCTTGACTACAGTACCTTTCTTAATGTTTCCTGAAGGTATGGCATCTTTTACAGTGACTACTATAGTATCACCAATTGAAGCATATCTTCTTTTTGAACCACCAAGGACTTTAATACAAAGTACTTCTTTAGCACCAGAATTGTCGGCTACTTTTAATCTACTTTCTTGTTGTATCATCTTATTTAGCTCTTTCTATAATTTCAACTAATCTCCAACACTTGTTTTTACTGATTGGACGAGTTTCCATAATTTTTACGGTATCACCACTATTGCAGTCATTTTTTTCATCATGAGCAGTAAACTTACTAGTCTTCATAACGAATTTTCCGTAAAGTGGGTGTTTTTCTTTTCTTACAACAGAAACAACAATAGACTTGTCCATTTTGTTACTTGTTACAACACCGATTCTTTCTTTTCTTAGGTTTCTCATTTCTTCCTAATTTTGTGCTTCAATTAATTCTCTAGATCTCAATTCTGTATTAATTCTAGCTACTGTTTTTCTAGTAAAAGTAATTTGCTTAGGGTTCTCTAAAGGAGAAACCATATGATTTACTTTCATTTTTTCTAAACGAGCTTTCTCTGTCTCTAGCAGAGCCTCAAGCTCATTAGTTGCCATTTCTTTGATAACTGACTGTTTCATAATTATTTATTATTTAGCCTCAACGTAATCTCTACGAACGACAAATTTTGTTTTAATTGGTAACTTTTGAGAAGCTAAACGAAGTGCTTCTTGTGCTACTTCTTTAGAAACGCCTTCACATTCAAAAAGTACTCTACCAGGTCTAACAACTGCCGCCCAATATTCAGGAGCACCTTTACCTTTACCCATTCTTACCTCTGCAGGCTTTGATGTGACAGGTTTGTCTGGAAAAATACGTATCCATACTTGCCCTTGTCTTTTCATATAACGAGTTACCGCAATACGAGCTGCCTCTATCTGACGAGCTGTTATCCATGTTTCTTCCAATGCTTTTATCCCGAAAGAACCAAACGATAATTGGTGTCCTCGCTGAGCAAAACCTTTCATTTTGCCCTTTTGCATTTTTCTAAACTTTGTCTTCTTTGGCTGTAACATATCTTTATTACGCTTTTATCTTATCTAATTACTTTCTTTTTCTTTTAAACTTGCCTCCACTTTTTGGTCCGTTAGGCTTGTTAGCTAAACCAACGTTCGGCGATAAATCACGAGCACCGTATACTTCACCTTTGCAAATCCACACTTTCACACCAATTCTTCCATAGGTAGTGTGTGCTTCTTCTAAAGCATAGTCAATATCGGCTCTAAACGTATGAAGAGGAGTTCTTCCGTCTTTAAACATTTCAGAACGTGCCATCTCTGCTCCATTTAAACGACCAGAGATTTTAACTTTAATACCTTCAGCACCCATTCTCATAGTACTAGCAATTGCCATTTTTATAGCACGACGGAAAGAAATTCTTCCTTCGATTTGACGAGCTATACTAGCAGCTACAAGAGTAGCGTCTAATTCAGGACGTTTGATTTCAAAGATGTTGATTTGAACTTCTTTCTTGGTAATTTTCTTAAGCTCTTCTCTCAATTTATCAACTTCTTGACCACCTTTTCCGATAATAATACCTGGTCTGGCAGTGTGTATAGTTATAGTAACCATCTTAAGAGTTCTTTCAATTACAACTCTAGCTACACTTGCGTTAGAAAGTCTAACGCCGATGTACTGACGAATCTTGCTGTCTTCAGCAATTTTATCACCATAATTTCTTCCACCATACCAGTTAGAATCCCATCCTTTGATGTATCCTAATCTATTACCTATTGGATTTGTTTTTTGTCCCATTATGAATCTTGGTTTTCTTGTATTCTACTACCTAATACTATTGTTACGTGATTAGATCTTTTTCTAATTCTGTGAGCTCTACCTTGAGGAGCTGGTTGAACACGCTTTAGCATTCTACCACTATCTACAGTTATTTCTTTAACATATAAGTTGCTATTCTCAATGTTAGAACCTTCATTTTTAGATTCCCAATTAGCAATAGCAGAAAGCAACAATTTTTCTAATCTGCCTGAAGCTTCTTTTGAATTAAACTTCAAAATGTTGAGTGCTTTTTCAACATCTTCTCCTCTAATAATATCAGCCACTAATCTCATCTTTCTTGGAGATGTCGGACAATTATTAAGTTTTGCGAAGGCTACATTTTTACGAGCCTCTTTTAATGCTTCAGCAGTATTTCTTTTTCTAACTCCCATGTGTTATTATTTTTTCTTGTTACCACCGTGACCTCTAAAGGTACGAGTTGGAGAAAATTCACCTAATTTGTGACCTACCATATTTTCAGTAATGAAAACAGGGATAAATTGTCTTCCATTATGAACCGCAATAGTTTGTCCAACAAAATCTGGAGAAATCATAGAGGCACGAGACCACGTTTTGATGACGTTGTTTTTACCAGATGAAATGTTACTTTCAACTTTCTTTTGAAGTTTAAAGTGTATAAATGGACCTTTCTTTAATGATCTAGCCATAATTTATTCTTATTTCTTACGTCTTTCGACAATGTATATGTTAGAATTATTCTTTTTAGCACGTGTCTTATATCCTTTAGCAGGTATACCATTTCTTGATCTTGGATGACCACCCGATGCTCTACCTTCACCACCACCCATTGGATGATCGACAGGATTCATCGCTACTGGTCTAGTTCTTGGTCTTCTTCCTAACCAACGACTTCTACCTGCTTTACCAGAGTTTTGAAGACTATGCTCTGAATTAGAAACTGTACCAATAGTGGCTAAACACGTTTGTAATACCATTCTTACTTCACCAGAAGCCAGTTTGATAATAGCATATTTACCATCACGTGCCATAAGTTGAGCATAAGCTCCTGCACTTCTTACCATTACACCACCCTGACCAGGACGAAGTTCGATATTGTGAATAGTAGCACCTAAAGGAATATCAGAAAGATAAAGAGTATTACCAACCTCTGGAGTAGCATCTTTACCAGAAACTACCGTTTGACCTACTTTCATTCCGTTAGGACAAATGATGTATCTTTTTTCACCATCAGCATAGTTTAATAGAGCAATAAAAGCAGTTCTGTTTGGATCGTACTCAACAGTACTTACTGTAGCAGGAATCCCAAACTTATTTCTTTTAAAGTCAATGACTCTATATCTCTTTTTATGACCACCACCAGTATGGCGCATTGTCATCTTACCTGTATTATTTCTACCACCAGATTTTGATTTTTTCAAAATAAGTGACTTAACTGGATTGTTTCCAGTTGTTAATTGCTCAAAGTCGTTGACTACTTTGAAACGCTGTCCAGGTGTTGTTGGTTTTAGTTTTCTTAATCCCATCTTTTTAAAAATTAGATGTTGCTATAAAAATCAATTGTATCTCCTTCTGCTAGTTGAACAATCGCCTTTTTAAAATGACTTGTTCTACCACTAATCACTCCAGCTTTTGTGAAACGACTTTTAGATTTACCAGCATAATTCATTGTTCTAACTGAATCTACAGTTACGCCATAGGCTTCTTCAACTGCTCCTTTGATTTGTATCTTGTTAGCATTTCTATCAACAACAAATCCATAGCGATTAAACTCCTCGCTAGCAGCAGTCATTTTTTCAGTTATTATTGGTTTTATTAAAATACTCATCGTCTTAACTTAAAGTGTTTTCAATTGCTTTGATTGAACTCTCAACCATTAAAATGTTTCCTGCATTCATAATTTGATAAGTGTTCAAATTAGCTGATGTAGTAACATTAGTTCTATCTAAATTTCTAGCCGATAAATAGATATTCTGATTAGGCTCATTTAGTATTAAAAGCGTCTTTTTACCGCTTAACTCAAAGTTAGCTAGCATCTCAAGATATTGCTTTGTCTTTGGAGCGTCGAAGCTAAAGTCTTCTAAAACGGTAATGTTATTATCTTTTGCCATTAGAGTAAGAGCAGAAGCACGAGCTACTCTCTTTACTTTCTTGTTCAACTTGAAACCATAATCTCTAGGCTGTGGTCCAAAAACTCGACCACCACTTCTAAATAATGGATTCTTGATAGAACCAGCACGAGCTGTACCAGTACCTTTTTGCTTTTTAATTTTTCTAGTAGATCCTGTTATCTCACCACGTTCTTTAGACTTGTGAGTACCTTGACGTTGATTAGCCAAGTACTGCTTAACATCTAAATAGATAGCGTGATTGTTTGGTTCTACACCAAAAACATTTTTGTTAAGCTTGACTTTCTTTGTAGTCTTCTTACCGCTTATATTGTATACTGCTAACTCCATTATTTTTCTACAATTACATATGAGTT includes the following:
- the rpsN gene encoding 30S ribosomal protein S14; protein product: MAKESMKAREVKRQKLVEKYAEKRAALKAAGDYEALQKLPKNASPVRLHNRCKLTGRPKGYMRQFGISRVTFREMANQGLIPGVKKASW
- the rpsC gene encoding 30S ribosomal protein S3, whose amino-acid sequence is MGQKTNPIGNRLGYIKGWDSNWYGGRNYGDKIAEDSKIRQYIGVRLSNASVARVVIERTLKMVTITIHTARPGIIIGKGGQEVDKLREELKKITKKEVQINIFEIKRPELDATLVAASIARQIEGRISFRRAIKMAIASTMRMGAEGIKVKISGRLNGAEMARSEMFKDGRTPLHTFRADIDYALEEAHTTYGRIGVKVWICKGEVYGARDLSPNVGLANKPNGPKSGGKFKRKRK
- the rplX gene encoding 50S ribosomal protein L24, translated to MSKLHIKKGDTVKVIAGNSKGQEGKVIEVIISKSRALVEGVNMVSKHTKPNAASPQGGIIKKESSIHISNLMLVDPKSGDATRIGRKIDDKTGKLTRYSKKSGEVIK
- the rplO gene encoding 50S ribosomal protein L15, with amino-acid sequence MDLSNLTPAKGSIKNRKRIARGEGSKKGGTSTRGHKGAKSRSGYSRKIGFEGGQMPLQRRVPKFGFTNPNRKEFRGVNLHTLQTLVDNKKVKDTIDLEILIANGLAHKNDLVKILGRGELKAKLNVTVHGFSASAKSAIESAGGTATTL
- the rplN gene encoding 50S ribosomal protein L14 — encoded protein: MIQQESRLKVADNSGAKEVLCIKVLGGSKRRYASIGDTIVVTVKDAIPSGNIKKGTVVKAVVVRTRKETRRPDGSYIRFDDNACVLLNPTGEMRGTRIFGPVSRELRDKQFMKIVSLAPEVL
- the rpmD gene encoding 50S ribosomal protein L30 is translated as MAKIRVTQVKSKIGRPERQKRTMLALGLKKMNQTVEHEATPQVLGMVKKVAHLLKVEEVK
- the rpsH gene encoding 30S ribosomal protein S8; this translates as MYTDPIADYLTRIRNAAKAGHKVVMIPSSNTKKEMTKILKDKGYILNYKFEEDNKQGMIKIALKYNGSTPAFKKIERISKPGLRKYANKETMPRVLNGLGIAILSTSKGVITDKEAKNLNVGGEVLCYVY
- the rplB gene encoding 50S ribosomal protein L2, whose protein sequence is MGLRKLKPTTPGQRFKVVNDFEQLTTGNNPVKSLILKKSKSGGRNNTGKMTMRHTGGGHKKRYRVIDFKRNKFGIPATVSTVEYDPNRTAFIALLNYADGEKRYIICPNGMKVGQTVVSGKDATPEVGNTLYLSDIPLGATIHNIELRPGQGGVMVRSAGAYAQLMARDGKYAIIKLASGEVRMVLQTCLATIGTVSNSEHSLQNSGKAGRSRWLGRRPRTRPVAMNPVDHPMGGGEGRASGGHPRSRNGIPAKGYKTRAKKNNSNIYIVERRKK
- the secY gene encoding preprotein translocase subunit SecY; this translates as MKNLITTLKNIWKIEDLRTRILVTLGFILIYRLGAQVPLPGIDASVLAAANEASGGPDGLLGLLNLFTGGAFAQASIFALGIMPYISASIVIQLMGIAVPYFQKLQREGESGRRKINNITRYLTILITAFQAPGFVANLKSQWLNKPIQMADGTFGYVFANNEASIMFTIMSVLVLVTGTMFVMWLGEKITDRGIGNGISLIIMIGIIAALPGSLFAEFAAALESQGGGLVIFLIEILALMLVILVSILLVQGTRRIPVNFAKRVVGNKQYGGVRQYIPLKVNASGVMPIIFAQAIMFVPITLVGFSESETLQGFAAAFTDFAGFWYNLVFFLMIVIFTYFYTAITVNPKQMADDMKKNGGFIPGVKPGRKTAEFLDDAMSKITLPGSLFLAFVAILPAFAMQFGVNQGFAQFYGGTSLLIMVGVVLDTLQQIESHLLMRHYDGLTSTGRIKGKSSGMMGQ
- the rplP gene encoding 50S ribosomal protein L16, producing the protein MLQPKKTKFRKMQKGKMKGFAQRGHQLSFGSFGIKALEETWITARQIEAARIAVTRYMKRQGQVWIRIFPDKPVTSKPAEVRMGKGKGAPEYWAAVVRPGRVLFECEGVSKEVAQEALRLASQKLPIKTKFVVRRDYVEAK
- the rplE gene encoding 50S ribosomal protein L5; its protein translation is MYTPRLKTKYSEEIVARLLEKYSYKSVMQVPKLEKICLNQGLGDAVTDKKMVDQACDEMTLITGQKAVATKSKKDISNFKLRKGMPIGARVTLRGDKMYEFLDRFITSSLPRVRDFRGINPKGFDGRGNYNLGIKEQIIFPEIDIDKVNKITGMDITFVTSAPTDEEAMSLLTEFGLPFKK
- the rpsE gene encoding 30S ribosomal protein S5 — protein: MSDIKRVKASDIELADRLVGIQRVTKVTKGGRTFSFSAIVVVGDGNGIVGHGLGKSQEVTVAISKAIDSAKKNLVKVPVQNGTIPHEQEAKYSGSQVLIKPASNGTGVKAGGAMRAVLESAGVHDVLAKSKGSSNPHNLVKATMKALTELRDAKQVASQRGVNLETVFNG
- the rpmC gene encoding 50S ribosomal protein L29; this translates as MKQSVIKEMATNELEALLETEKARLEKMKVNHMVSPLENPKQITFTRKTVARINTELRSRELIEAQN
- the rpsQ gene encoding 30S ribosomal protein S17, with amino-acid sequence MRNLRKERIGVVTSNKMDKSIVVSVVRKEKHPLYGKFVMKTSKFTAHDEKNDCNSGDTVKIMETRPISKNKCWRLVEIIERAK
- the rplW gene encoding 50S ribosomal protein L23 — its product is MSILIKPIITEKMTAASEEFNRYGFVVDRNANKIQIKGAVEEAYGVTVDSVRTMNYAGKSKSRFTKAGVISGRTSHFKKAIVQLAEGDTIDFYSNI
- the rplV gene encoding 50S ribosomal protein L22 — its product is MGVRKRNTAEALKEARKNVAFAKLNNCPTSPRKMRLVADIIRGEDVEKALNILKFNSKEASGRLEKLLLSAIANWESKNEGSNIENSNLYVKEITVDSGRMLKRVQPAPQGRAHRIRKRSNHVTIVLGSRIQENQDS
- the rplR gene encoding 50S ribosomal protein L18, which encodes MAFSKESRRNKIRRRVRATISGTSEMPRLAVFRSNKEIYAQLINDIDGKTIAAASSKDIKGTKIEQAGAVGKAIAEKSIAAGVSKVVFDRGGYLYHGRVKALAEGARESGLKF
- the rplF gene encoding 50S ribosomal protein L6, translated to MSRIGNNPIELPQGVTITLAENNSVLVKGKLGELSKTFHADLSVNVEENSVTVNRPSDSKEHKSFHGLTRSLLNNMVIGVSEGFKKELELVGVGYRASNSGQKLELALGFSHNVIFEIPAEVKVETLSEKGKNPIITLTSMDNQLLGAVAAKIRSLRKPEPYKGKGIKYVGEQLRRKAGKTAAK
- the rpsS gene encoding 30S ribosomal protein S19, with the translated sequence MARSLKKGPFIHFKLQKKVESNISSGKNNVIKTWSRASMISPDFVGQTIAVHNGRQFIPVFITENMVGHKLGEFSPTRTFRGHGGNKKK
- the map gene encoding type I methionyl aminopeptidase, producing MIFIKTDEEVELIRKSSLLVAKAHAEVAKMIEPGVTTLQLDQRAEEYILDNGGVPAFKGYNGFPNTLCMSPDSQVVHGIPNDEPLKEGSILSVDCGVLMNGFYGDSAYTYAIGNIDAETQKLLDVTKDCLYKGIEQAIVGNRVGDISHAVQQHAESHNYGVVRELVGHGVGEHLHESPEVPNYGKRGRGPKLQNGLVIAIEPMINMGVKNIRQHSDGWTITTADNKPSAHFEHTIVVRQGKADILSSFEWIEKELNKK
- the rplD gene encoding 50S ribosomal protein L4, with the translated sequence MELAVYNISGKKTTKKVKLNKNVFGVEPNNHAIYLDVKQYLANQRQGTHKSKERGEITGSTRKIKKQKGTGTARAGSIKNPLFRSGGRVFGPQPRDYGFKLNKKVKRVARASALTLMAKDNNITVLEDFSFDAPKTKQYLEMLANFELSGKKTLLILNEPNQNIYLSARNLDRTNVTTSANLNTYQIMNAGNILMVESSIKAIENTLS